One Cellulomonas sp. Y8 DNA segment encodes these proteins:
- a CDS encoding methyl-accepting chemotaxis protein, with protein sequence MSATRTLPEVPPATATRGRRWSRSSRGAGTGAAPDDGTAAALAAIAAFCERIAAGDLEGRLPALGDDPDVQRARASLNRLADLVDAYVRESQASLTAAGEGRFHRRFLRRGMPGAFREGAARIDGARSGLESAATRTARDQAERADLAERMVAVAERVAGSAQRLATSAAALAAAAEQATAAARDSRATVRELANTSGQIDEAAGLVKAIASRTRLLALNATIEAARAGEAGRGFAVVAQEVRALADDSAGRSDDIARQVAEAQAVAEQAGRAIGRIDEIVAGMSGQVDAVAAAAGGGSAPGAEGEGLAELAERLREEITAFASLR encoded by the coding sequence GTGAGCGCGACGAGGACGCTGCCGGAGGTGCCGCCGGCGACCGCGACCCGGGGCCGGCGGTGGTCCCGGTCGTCCCGGGGCGCCGGGACGGGGGCCGCGCCCGACGACGGCACCGCGGCCGCGCTGGCGGCGATCGCCGCGTTCTGCGAGCGGATCGCGGCGGGCGACCTCGAGGGGCGGCTCCCCGCGCTCGGGGACGACCCCGACGTGCAGCGGGCCCGCGCGTCGCTCAACCGGCTCGCGGACCTCGTCGACGCCTACGTCCGCGAGTCCCAGGCGTCCCTGACCGCCGCGGGCGAGGGCAGGTTCCACCGCCGGTTCCTGCGCCGGGGCATGCCGGGGGCGTTCCGGGAGGGCGCCGCGCGGATCGACGGGGCGCGCTCCGGGCTGGAGAGCGCCGCGACCCGCACCGCCCGGGACCAGGCCGAGCGTGCCGACCTCGCCGAGCGGATGGTCGCGGTCGCGGAGCGGGTCGCCGGGAGCGCGCAGCGCCTCGCGACCTCGGCCGCGGCGCTGGCGGCGGCCGCCGAGCAGGCCACGGCGGCCGCCCGGGACTCCCGCGCGACCGTCCGCGAGCTCGCCAACACCTCCGGGCAGATCGATGAGGCCGCCGGGCTGGTCAAGGCGATCGCCAGCCGGACCCGGCTGCTCGCGCTCAACGCGACCATCGAGGCCGCGCGGGCGGGGGAGGCCGGGCGCGGGTTCGCCGTCGTCGCCCAGGAGGTCCGGGCGCTCGCCGACGACTCCGCGGGGCGGTCCGACGACATCGCGCGGCAGGTGGCCGAGGCGCAGGCCGTGGCCGAGCAGGCCGGGCGGGCGATCGGCCGGATCGACGAGATCGTCGCGGGCATGTCCGGCCAGGTCGACGCGGTCGCGGCGGCCGCGGGCGGCGGCTCGGCCCCGGGCGCCGAGGGGGAGGGCCTGGCGGAGCTCGCGGAGCGCCTCCGCGAGGAGATCACCGCTTTCGCGTCCCTGCGCTGA
- a CDS encoding PAS domain-containing protein — protein sequence MRPTGVERAFGPEEIIVSKTDPKGVVTYANDVFVRVSGYAEDEIVGAPHNLIRHPAMPRAVFRLMWDVIPTGQELFAYVLNLAADGGHYWVLAHVTASRGPGGRVVGYHSNRRWVPPTTQRTVGDLYARIRAAEDAETGTPAALAAGAAALDAALADAGVTYDEWVWSLAGRDDADGGAA from the coding sequence GTGCGGCCGACCGGTGTCGAGCGGGCCTTCGGGCCCGAGGAGATCATCGTCTCCAAGACCGACCCCAAGGGGGTCGTCACCTACGCGAACGACGTGTTCGTGCGCGTGAGCGGGTACGCCGAGGACGAGATCGTCGGCGCCCCGCACAACCTCATCCGGCACCCGGCGATGCCGCGCGCGGTGTTCCGGCTCATGTGGGACGTCATCCCCACGGGGCAGGAGCTGTTCGCGTACGTGCTGAACCTGGCGGCGGACGGCGGGCACTACTGGGTGCTGGCGCACGTCACCGCCTCGCGCGGTCCCGGCGGGCGGGTGGTCGGGTACCACTCCAACCGCCGGTGGGTGCCGCCGACCACGCAGCGCACCGTCGGTGACCTGTACGCCCGGATCCGGGCCGCGGAGGACGCCGAGACGGGGACGCCCGCCGCGCTCGCCGCCGGCGCCGCCGCGCTGGACGCGGCTCTGGCGGACGCCGGGGTGACGTACGACGAGTGGGTGTGGTCGCTGGCCGGCCGCGACGACGCCGACGGGGGTGCCGCGTGA
- a CDS encoding citrate synthase, which produces MSDVTTEPVQLVVDGTPHDLPVVRATEGNDGVVVSSLLRETGLVTVDPGFMNTASCESQITYIDGDAGILRYRGYPIDQLAERSSFLEVAYLLINGELPTTDQLEAFVERINRHTFVHENFRTFMGTFPSGAHPMAVMSSAINALPTFYPESLDPFDPATVELATVLILAKTRTITSYLHRTSRGEPLLYPDYSRGYIEDFLRMTFAVPYQQYDVDPTVVRALDKLLILHADHEQNCSTSTVRIVGSSHANLYASVAAGINALSGPLHGGANEAVLKMLAEIQANGGDATEFMRRVKNKEQGVRLMGFGHRVYKNYDPRAAIVKESADAVLAALGKDNELLDIARTLEEIALSDDYFISRKLYPNVDFYTGLIYKAMGFDERMFTPLFALGRMPGWIAQWREMMTDPQTKIGRPRQVYSGSPERTFVPVEER; this is translated from the coding sequence ATGTCCGACGTCACCACCGAGCCTGTCCAGCTGGTCGTCGACGGCACCCCGCACGACCTGCCGGTGGTGCGCGCGACCGAGGGCAACGACGGCGTCGTCGTGTCGTCGCTGCTGCGCGAGACCGGCCTCGTCACCGTCGACCCCGGCTTCATGAACACCGCGTCCTGCGAGTCGCAGATCACCTACATCGACGGCGACGCGGGCATCCTGCGCTACCGCGGCTACCCGATCGACCAGCTCGCGGAGCGGTCGTCGTTCCTCGAGGTCGCCTACCTGCTCATCAACGGCGAGCTGCCGACGACGGACCAGCTCGAGGCGTTCGTCGAGCGGATCAACCGGCACACGTTCGTGCACGAGAACTTCCGGACGTTCATGGGCACGTTCCCGTCCGGCGCGCACCCGATGGCGGTGATGTCGTCCGCGATCAACGCGCTCCCGACCTTCTACCCGGAGTCGCTCGACCCGTTCGACCCGGCGACCGTCGAGCTCGCGACCGTGCTCATCCTCGCGAAGACCCGGACGATCACCTCGTACCTGCACCGCACGTCCCGCGGCGAGCCGCTGCTGTACCCGGACTACTCGCGCGGGTACATCGAGGACTTCCTGCGGATGACGTTCGCCGTCCCGTACCAGCAGTACGACGTCGACCCCACCGTGGTGCGCGCGCTCGACAAGCTGCTCATCCTGCACGCCGACCACGAGCAGAACTGCTCGACCTCGACGGTCCGCATCGTCGGGTCGAGCCACGCGAACCTGTACGCCTCGGTCGCGGCGGGCATCAACGCCCTGTCCGGCCCGCTGCACGGCGGCGCCAACGAGGCCGTGCTCAAGATGCTCGCCGAGATCCAGGCGAACGGCGGCGACGCCACCGAGTTCATGCGCCGGGTGAAGAACAAGGAGCAGGGCGTCCGGCTCATGGGCTTCGGGCACCGGGTCTACAAGAACTACGACCCGCGCGCCGCCATCGTGAAGGAGAGCGCCGACGCCGTCCTCGCCGCGCTGGGCAAGGACAACGAGCTGCTGGACATCGCGCGCACCCTCGAGGAGATCGCGCTGTCCGACGACTACTTCATCTCGCGCAAGCTCTACCCGAACGTCGACTTCTACACGGGCCTGATCTACAAGGCCATGGGCTTCGACGAGCGGATGTTCACACCGCTGTTCGCGCTCGGCCGGATGCCCGGCTGGATCGCGCAGTGGCGGGAGATGATGACCGACCCGCAGACCAAGATCGGCCGGCCGCGCCAGGTCTACTCGGGCTCCCCGGAGCGGACCTTCGTCCCGGTCGAGGAGCGCTGA
- the dapD gene encoding 2,3,4,5-tetrahydropyridine-2,6-dicarboxylate N-succinyltransferase → MTDRTAWAWGLATVTDSGTVLDAWYPQPALGDVPAAAECPEELAALVAADAARAVRTETVLTVVDLDAEPVDTADAYLRLHLLSHRLAAPNTLNLDGVFAALPNVVWTDHGPCAVDGFELTRARLRAATGRPVTVFGVDKFPRMVDYVLPQGVRIADADRVRLGAHLASGTTVMHEGFVNFNAGTLGTSMVEGRISQGVVVGEGSDIGGGASIMGTLSGGGRERVSIGERSLLGANAGLGVSLGDDCVVEAGLYLTAGTKVTLVGQAGEDGAPRVVKARELSGSDGVLFRRNSLTGGVEAVARTGTGITLNAALHAN, encoded by the coding sequence ATGACCGACCGCACCGCCTGGGCATGGGGCCTGGCCACCGTCACCGACTCCGGAACCGTGCTGGACGCCTGGTACCCGCAGCCCGCGCTGGGCGACGTGCCCGCCGCCGCGGAGTGCCCCGAGGAGCTCGCGGCCCTGGTCGCCGCGGACGCGGCCCGCGCGGTCCGCACCGAGACCGTGCTGACCGTGGTCGACCTGGACGCCGAGCCGGTCGACACGGCCGACGCGTACCTGCGGCTGCACCTGCTGTCCCACCGGCTCGCGGCGCCCAACACGCTCAACCTGGACGGCGTCTTCGCCGCGCTGCCGAACGTCGTGTGGACCGACCACGGCCCGTGCGCGGTCGACGGCTTCGAGCTGACCCGCGCCCGGCTGCGCGCCGCGACCGGCCGCCCCGTGACGGTGTTCGGCGTCGACAAGTTCCCGCGCATGGTCGACTACGTCCTCCCCCAGGGCGTGCGGATCGCGGACGCCGACCGGGTCCGGCTCGGCGCGCACCTCGCGTCCGGCACCACGGTCATGCACGAGGGCTTCGTGAACTTCAACGCGGGCACGCTCGGCACGTCGATGGTCGAGGGCCGCATCTCCCAGGGCGTCGTCGTCGGCGAGGGCAGCGACATCGGCGGCGGCGCGTCCATCATGGGGACGCTCTCGGGCGGCGGCCGCGAGCGGGTGTCGATCGGCGAGCGCTCCCTGCTCGGCGCGAACGCCGGCCTCGGCGTCTCGCTCGGCGACGACTGCGTCGTCGAGGCGGGCCTGTACCTGACCGCCGGCACCAAGGTGACCCTCGTCGGCCAGGCCGGCGAGGACGGCGCCCCGCGCGTCGTCAAGGCCCGCGAGCTCTCCGGCTCCGACGGCGTGCTGTTCCGGCGCAACTCGCTCACGGGCGGCGTCGAGGCGGTCGCGCGCACCGGCACGGGCATCACGCTCAACGCCGCGCTGCACGCGAACTGA
- the dapC gene encoding succinyldiaminopimelate transaminase: MGLHTGALPDFPWDTLTAYGDRARAHPDGIVDLSVGTPVDPTPEVVRRALADASDAPGYPQTWGTPALRDAVVAWYARRRGVPGLDPAGVLPTVGSKELVALLPALLRLGAGDLVAHPAAAYPTYDVGARLAGAEPVATDDPAALLAGPDGDRVRLVWLNSPGNPDGRVLGVDELRAVVEAARDAAARTGRPVVVASDECYAELAWDEPWATAGVPSVLDPRVTGGDVSGLLALYSLSKQSNLAGYRAAFAAGDPALVADLLATRKHVGMIVPAPVQAAMTVALGDDAHVAEQRERYRARRSALLGALVGAGLVVDRSAAGLYLWARPASGDDDCWATVGRLAERGILVAPGSFYGAPRHVRVALTGTDERIAAAVARLAAVDAR; the protein is encoded by the coding sequence ACACCGGCGCGCTGCCGGACTTCCCCTGGGACACCCTGACGGCGTACGGCGACCGGGCGCGCGCGCACCCGGACGGGATCGTCGACCTGTCCGTGGGCACGCCGGTGGACCCGACGCCCGAGGTGGTGCGGCGCGCGCTGGCCGACGCGTCCGACGCGCCGGGCTACCCGCAGACCTGGGGCACCCCGGCGCTGCGCGACGCCGTCGTCGCCTGGTACGCCCGCCGACGCGGCGTCCCGGGGCTGGACCCGGCGGGCGTGCTGCCGACCGTCGGCTCCAAGGAGCTCGTCGCCCTGCTGCCCGCGCTGCTGCGCCTGGGCGCGGGCGACCTGGTCGCGCACCCCGCCGCGGCCTACCCGACGTACGACGTGGGCGCGCGCCTGGCCGGCGCGGAGCCGGTCGCGACCGACGACCCGGCGGCGCTGCTCGCAGGGCCGGACGGCGACCGGGTGCGTCTGGTCTGGCTGAACTCGCCGGGCAACCCGGACGGCCGGGTGCTGGGCGTGGACGAGCTGCGCGCGGTGGTCGAGGCCGCCCGCGACGCGGCCGCGCGCACCGGCCGACCCGTCGTCGTGGCGTCGGACGAGTGCTACGCCGAGCTGGCCTGGGACGAGCCCTGGGCGACCGCCGGCGTGCCGAGCGTGCTGGACCCGCGGGTCACCGGCGGCGACGTGTCGGGTCTGCTGGCGCTGTACTCGCTGTCCAAGCAGTCGAACCTGGCGGGCTACCGCGCGGCGTTCGCCGCGGGGGACCCGGCGCTGGTCGCCGACCTCCTCGCCACCCGCAAGCACGTCGGCATGATCGTCCCGGCCCCGGTGCAGGCGGCGATGACCGTCGCGCTCGGCGACGACGCGCACGTGGCCGAGCAGCGCGAGCGGTACCGCGCCCGGCGCTCGGCGCTGCTCGGCGCCCTCGTGGGCGCGGGCCTCGTCGTCGACCGGTCCGCGGCGGGCCTGTACCTGTGGGCGCGGCCGGCCTCGGGCGACGACGACTGCTGGGCCACCGTCGGCCGGCTGGCGGAGCGCGGCATCCTGGTCGCGCCCGGCTCGTTCTACGGCGCCCCGCGGCACGTGCGCGTGGCGCTGACCGGGACGGACGAGCGGATCGCGGCGGCGGTCGCGCGGCTGGCGGCGGTCGACGCGCGCTGA
- the folP gene encoding dihydropteroate synthase — MGAEPAGSAGVPAPGAPLLLRDRWFGPGRPVVMAVVNRTPDSFYAAARYDDAGADAAVARAEEEGADLVDLGGVRAGRGPAVDVAEEIARVVPLVERVRRRHPDLLVSVDTWRAEVARAAADAGADLLNDTWAGHDPALVEVAAERGLGVVCSHTGGLPPRTDPLRVSYPLPDDAPAGTDPRDGVLLDVLATLRAAAARAVDLGVHPASVLVDPTHDFGKSTWHSLHLVRRTAALTALGHPVLVALSRKDFVGETLDLPPEDRLEGTLAATSVAAWLGARVFRAHDVRATRRTVDMVAALRGDAPPARAVRGLA, encoded by the coding sequence GTGGGCGCTGAGCCCGCCGGGTCCGCGGGCGTACCGGCGCCGGGCGCGCCGCTGCTGCTGCGCGACCGCTGGTTCGGCCCCGGCCGCCCGGTCGTCATGGCGGTGGTGAACCGCACCCCCGACTCGTTCTACGCCGCCGCCCGGTACGACGACGCCGGCGCCGACGCGGCGGTCGCCCGCGCCGAGGAGGAGGGCGCCGACCTGGTCGACCTGGGCGGCGTGCGCGCGGGCCGGGGGCCGGCCGTCGACGTCGCCGAGGAGATCGCGCGGGTCGTCCCGCTCGTCGAGCGCGTCCGCCGCCGGCACCCGGACCTGCTGGTCAGCGTCGACACGTGGCGGGCCGAGGTCGCGCGCGCCGCCGCGGACGCGGGCGCCGACCTGCTCAACGACACCTGGGCCGGGCACGACCCGGCGCTGGTCGAGGTCGCCGCCGAGCGGGGGCTGGGCGTGGTCTGCTCGCACACCGGCGGGCTGCCGCCGCGCACCGACCCGCTGCGGGTGTCCTACCCGCTGCCCGACGACGCCCCCGCGGGCACGGACCCGCGGGACGGGGTGCTGCTGGACGTGCTCGCGACGCTGCGCGCCGCGGCCGCGCGCGCGGTCGACCTCGGGGTGCACCCCGCGAGCGTGCTGGTGGACCCGACGCACGACTTCGGCAAGAGCACCTGGCACTCGCTGCACCTGGTCCGGCGCACCGCCGCGCTCACCGCGCTCGGGCACCCGGTGCTCGTCGCCCTGTCCCGCAAGGACTTCGTGGGGGAGACCCTGGACCTCCCGCCCGAGGACCGGCTCGAGGGCACGCTGGCGGCGACGTCGGTGGCCGCGTGGCTCGGCGCCCGGGTGTTCCGCGCGCACGACGTCCGGGCGACCCGGCGGACGGTCGACATGGTGGCGGCGCTGCGGGGCGACGCGCCCCCCGCGCGCGCCGTGCGGGGCCTGGCGTGA
- a CDS encoding TIGR00730 family Rossman fold protein, which translates to MSDDGVPVPGSGYRKGPVLLRRGQIPTTTSDQRLLSGGDGADWLHGDPWRVMRIQSEFVEGFGALAELGPAVSVFGSARTLPEHPDFALGEEVGRLLAEAGYAVITGGGPGIMSAANKGASQAGGLSVGLGIELPFEQGMNPWVDLGVNFRYFFARKTMFVKYAEGFIVLPGGFGTFDELFEALTLVQTHKVTEFPIVLVGTDYWQGLLDWLRGPVLERGMIREADLELIRLVDDPQEAVRIVRDRGAELRAAERAAAAAAERAQEEAEAEVADEAEDAAGGR; encoded by the coding sequence ATGAGCGACGACGGCGTTCCCGTGCCGGGTTCGGGCTACCGCAAGGGCCCCGTGCTGCTGCGGCGCGGGCAGATCCCCACCACCACGTCCGACCAGCGCCTGCTGTCCGGCGGCGACGGCGCCGACTGGCTGCACGGCGACCCGTGGCGCGTGATGCGGATCCAGAGCGAGTTCGTCGAGGGCTTCGGCGCGCTCGCCGAGCTCGGCCCGGCGGTCAGCGTGTTCGGCTCCGCGCGCACGCTGCCCGAGCACCCGGACTTCGCGCTCGGCGAGGAGGTCGGCCGGCTGCTGGCCGAGGCCGGCTACGCGGTCATCACCGGCGGCGGCCCCGGGATCATGTCGGCCGCGAACAAGGGCGCGTCCCAGGCCGGCGGTCTGTCGGTCGGGCTGGGCATCGAGCTGCCGTTCGAGCAGGGGATGAACCCGTGGGTCGACCTCGGGGTCAACTTCCGGTACTTCTTCGCCCGCAAGACCATGTTCGTGAAGTACGCCGAGGGCTTCATCGTGCTGCCGGGCGGCTTCGGCACGTTCGACGAGCTGTTCGAGGCGCTGACCCTGGTGCAGACGCACAAGGTCACCGAGTTCCCGATCGTCCTGGTCGGCACCGACTACTGGCAGGGGCTGCTCGACTGGCTGCGCGGCCCGGTGCTGGAGCGCGGCATGATCCGCGAGGCCGACCTGGAGCTGATCCGGCTCGTGGACGACCCGCAGGAGGCGGTGCGGATCGTGCGCGACCGCGGGGCCGAGCTGCGCGCCGCCGAGCGCGCCGCGGCCGCCGCGGCCGAGCGCGCGCAGGAGGAGGCCGAGGCGGAGGTGGCGGACGAGGCGGAGGACGCCGCGGGTGGGCGCTGA
- the dapE gene encoding succinyl-diaminopimelate desuccinylase: protein MTTTTPLDLTADLTTLTAAVCDLASVSGDEAALADAVEAALRGYPHLEVLRDGDAVVARTHLGRPSRVVVAGHIDTVPVTTDPANLPTRLEGAGADAVLWGRGTVDMKGGVAVQLALAAALTEPTRDVTWVFYDHEEVEASLNGLGRIAREHPDWLAADFAVLCEPTDAGLEGGCNGTLRAEVRVPGVAAHSARAWTGVNAIHGAAPVLAALAAYEPASVEVDGLVYREGLNAVLISGGVATNVVPDRCVVTVNYRFAPSRSVDEAEAHVRDLFDGYEVVVTDSAAGARPGLDDPAAAEFAAAVLGVTGGAPAPKYGWTDVARFSALGVPAVNFGPGDPLLAHKDDERLPVAQLDLCHDALRAWLTA from the coding sequence GTGACGACGACCACCCCGCTGGACCTGACCGCCGACCTCACGACGCTCACCGCGGCGGTCTGCGACCTCGCCTCCGTGAGCGGCGACGAGGCGGCGCTGGCCGACGCGGTCGAGGCGGCGCTGCGCGGGTACCCGCACCTCGAGGTGCTGCGGGACGGCGACGCGGTGGTCGCGCGCACGCACCTCGGCCGGCCCTCCCGGGTCGTGGTCGCCGGGCACATCGACACGGTGCCCGTCACCACGGACCCCGCCAACCTGCCGACCCGGCTCGAGGGCGCGGGCGCCGACGCGGTGCTCTGGGGCCGCGGCACGGTCGACATGAAGGGCGGCGTCGCCGTCCAGCTGGCGCTCGCGGCCGCGCTGACCGAGCCGACCCGCGACGTCACCTGGGTGTTCTACGACCACGAGGAGGTCGAGGCCTCGCTCAACGGCCTGGGCCGGATCGCGCGCGAGCACCCGGACTGGCTGGCGGCCGACTTCGCCGTGCTGTGCGAGCCGACGGACGCGGGCCTGGAGGGCGGCTGCAACGGCACGCTGCGCGCCGAGGTCCGGGTGCCGGGCGTGGCGGCGCACTCGGCGCGGGCCTGGACCGGCGTCAACGCGATCCACGGGGCCGCCCCGGTCCTCGCGGCGCTCGCGGCGTACGAGCCCGCGTCCGTCGAGGTCGACGGCCTGGTGTACCGCGAGGGGCTCAACGCCGTGCTGATCAGCGGCGGCGTCGCGACCAACGTCGTCCCGGACCGCTGCGTCGTCACGGTGAACTACCGGTTCGCCCCGTCCCGCTCCGTCGACGAGGCGGAGGCGCACGTGCGCGACCTGTTCGATGGCTACGAGGTCGTCGTCACCGACTCGGCCGCCGGCGCCCGCCCGGGGCTGGACGACCCCGCCGCGGCGGAGTTCGCCGCCGCGGTGCTCGGCGTCACCGGCGGGGCACCCGCGCCCAAGTACGGCTGGACGGACGTCGCGCGGTTCTCGGCGCTCGGCGTGCCCGCCGTGAACTTCGGCCCCGGCGACCCGCTGCTCGCGCACAAGGACGACGAGCGGCTGCCGGTCGCGCAGCTCGACCTGTGCCACGACGCGCTCCGGGCCTGGCTGACGGCCTGA